A portion of the Lysinibacillus timonensis genome contains these proteins:
- a CDS encoding SHOCT domain-containing protein translates to MSFFKKLLGTNYISEEEKERALLLKEEKRKEKEEKRRLALEQKAEKEAYEKQLIEKYFGLSSITNRMNFSLYKKAIFYFEEFVKSPYEDVLIAIPAEYDKTKNREIKGLLIATSENLIFVTSGIGQGEYTEQLDYRKINGISLAPDGLGQKELLIDYGRSRKIFDDIVNDDQFKQFLNTVRTKMHESKQVTTKSKPRTRSASASDTPSSSDDKYNQLEQIGKLREQGILTEEEFQLEKQKILNS, encoded by the coding sequence TTGAGTTTTTTTAAAAAGTTATTAGGCACTAATTATATATCTGAAGAAGAAAAAGAAAGAGCTCTACTTTTAAAGGAAGAAAAACGGAAGGAAAAAGAAGAAAAGCGAAGGCTTGCCCTTGAACAAAAAGCTGAAAAAGAAGCATATGAAAAACAACTAATCGAAAAGTACTTTGGCCTATCTTCCATCACCAACCGAATGAATTTTTCTCTATATAAAAAGGCAATCTTTTATTTCGAAGAATTCGTGAAATCCCCATATGAAGATGTGTTAATTGCTATCCCAGCAGAATACGACAAAACGAAGAATAGAGAAATTAAGGGATTGCTCATTGCTACAAGCGAGAATCTTATTTTTGTGACAAGTGGTATTGGCCAAGGCGAATATACAGAACAATTGGATTATCGTAAAATAAATGGCATTTCTCTTGCTCCTGATGGTTTAGGACAGAAAGAGTTATTAATTGATTATGGAAGGTCTCGGAAAATTTTTGATGACATCGTAAATGACGATCAATTCAAGCAATTTTTAAATACAGTTCGAACAAAGATGCACGAATCTAAACAAGTTACGACTAAGAGTAAACCTAGGACGAGATCTGCTTCCGCTTCGGATACCCCTTCGTCCTCAGACGATAAATACAATCAACTTGAACAAATTGGGAAGCTTCGTGAACAAGGCATCCTCACTGAGGAAGAATTTCAACTAGAAAAACAAAAGATTTTAAACTCATGA
- a CDS encoding alpha/beta-type small acid-soluble spore protein: MASNNNGNSNKLLVPGANQALDQMKFEIAQEFGVQLGPDASSRANGSVGGEITKRLVQMAESQLRGTQGQ; the protein is encoded by the coding sequence ATGGCATCAAACAACAACGGTAACTCAAACAAACTTCTAGTTCCTGGTGCTAACCAAGCGTTAGACCAAATGAAATTTGAGATTGCACAAGAGTTTGGTGTTCAACTCGGACCAGATGCGTCATCTCGTGCTAACGGATCAGTCGGAGGAGAAATTACTAAACGCCTAGTGCAAATGGCTGAATCACAATTACGTGGTACTCAAGGACAATAA
- a CDS encoding sensor domain-containing diguanylate cyclase: protein MQKLRGKMTIKHLIIGIVALAFALATLSSVISSYQGNLRLLKEETLEKNETYAVKLAQIVNIFLHHNSLVLESHMPEILNSLDNEEELKLEIDHLFEQSRTFNSIVVANADGLIIEGAPEVFHLKGQKITSKEGLEIIRNQQPTITNPYKASTGKVIITISQPIFSKNGDYKGVVNGTIYIHESDFFSSILGEHKAEDGTYVYVVDSLGRLIYHPEARRVGEDVSQNEVVKKLMAGEAGFMQTTNKLGVEMLAAYLPLGNTKWGLVVQTPTSIAVNSVGQQVLTMLWIELPLIAFSMMIVIILVRKIVEPLQKIAWLAKNSIQESELENLSKLNAWYFEAMQIKNALVLSFSELHDKVHDLRNQSNIDPLTQLTNRRTLDTVLQAMTSKGKPYSIILFDLDHFKSVNDTYGHNMGDEVLKFVAAQMKQIAAEQDICCRYGGEEFMMILPEKTEQQAYQTADELQHLIRQSKGPLEVPVTFSAGVATYPQDASNVTDLIEKADQALYHAKRTGRNRVVMAKDLDK from the coding sequence ATGCAAAAATTACGTGGGAAAATGACCATCAAACATTTGATTATTGGGATTGTAGCATTAGCATTTGCTTTAGCTACGTTAAGTAGTGTAATTAGTAGCTATCAAGGTAATCTTCGGTTATTAAAAGAAGAAACACTCGAAAAAAATGAAACGTATGCAGTGAAGCTTGCTCAAATCGTAAATATATTTTTACATCACAATTCGCTTGTACTAGAATCGCACATGCCTGAAATTTTGAATTCATTGGATAATGAAGAGGAACTTAAATTAGAAATCGATCATTTGTTTGAGCAGTCTCGAACATTTAACTCAATAGTCGTTGCAAATGCTGATGGACTTATTATAGAAGGAGCACCTGAAGTGTTTCATTTAAAAGGCCAAAAAATTACTTCAAAAGAAGGTCTAGAAATCATTCGGAATCAACAACCAACAATTACAAATCCATATAAAGCATCGACCGGGAAAGTAATTATTACCATATCCCAACCTATCTTTTCAAAAAATGGAGACTATAAAGGGGTGGTAAACGGAACGATTTATATTCATGAATCGGACTTCTTTTCTTCTATTTTAGGTGAACATAAGGCGGAAGATGGTACTTACGTATACGTGGTTGATTCACTTGGTCGACTTATTTACCATCCTGAAGCGAGACGGGTTGGCGAAGATGTATCACAAAATGAAGTCGTTAAAAAGCTAATGGCTGGAGAAGCTGGTTTCATGCAAACGACGAACAAATTAGGAGTCGAAATGTTAGCGGCTTATTTGCCTTTAGGAAATACGAAATGGGGGCTAGTAGTACAAACACCTACATCCATTGCAGTGAATTCAGTAGGGCAACAAGTGTTGACAATGCTCTGGATTGAGCTTCCGCTAATAGCATTTTCGATGATGATTGTCATTATTTTAGTTAGGAAAATTGTTGAACCACTTCAAAAAATCGCTTGGCTTGCCAAAAATAGTATACAAGAGAGTGAATTAGAAAATTTATCAAAGTTGAACGCTTGGTATTTTGAAGCGATGCAAATAAAAAATGCACTCGTTTTAAGTTTTTCAGAATTACATGATAAGGTACACGATTTAAGGAATCAATCTAACATCGATCCGTTAACACAGTTAACCAATCGCAGAACTTTAGATACGGTTTTACAGGCGATGACGTCCAAGGGGAAGCCTTATTCAATCATATTATTCGATTTAGACCATTTTAAATCCGTTAATGATACGTATGGACATAACATGGGGGATGAGGTATTAAAATTTGTTGCTGCTCAAATGAAGCAAATTGCGGCAGAACAGGATATTTGTTGCCGATATGGTGGGGAAGAGTTCATGATGATTCTGCCAGAAAAGACGGAACAACAAGCTTACCAAACAGCTGATGAATTGCAACATCTCATTCGCCAATCAAAAGGACCTCTAGAAGTACCTGTTACCTTTTCAGCGGGAGTTGCCACATATCCGCAAGATGCTTCAAATGTAACGGATCTAATAGAAAAGGCCGATCAAGCACTGTATCACGCCAAACGAACAGGTCGAAACCGAGTTGTGATGGCGAAAGATTTAGATAAATAA
- a CDS encoding TetR/AcrR family transcriptional regulator, translating into MAKPNVVSNEELIKSAKACLVNNGIEKFTLRAVADLAGVTQGTIYYHFRTKDQLLLAIVQDICEKSWSEINRLENADILSQAIQSAKSRCSYDSFYHKLFFTLVVSSFHNEQIRSQIGEITKSENNALINNLQKLWPKSPIDGVSVETWGILINAIVDGLAIQALVQKDFQVDKTYEELERLLKGLTHLLNEVKE; encoded by the coding sequence ATGGCAAAACCGAATGTTGTTAGTAATGAAGAGTTAATTAAAAGTGCGAAGGCGTGTTTAGTGAATAATGGAATTGAAAAGTTTACTCTACGAGCGGTTGCAGATCTAGCAGGAGTAACGCAAGGGACGATCTATTATCATTTTCGAACGAAAGATCAATTGTTATTAGCGATTGTTCAAGATATTTGTGAGAAATCGTGGTCAGAGATAAATCGACTAGAGAATGCTGATATTCTCTCACAAGCAATCCAATCGGCAAAAAGTCGATGTTCTTATGACTCTTTCTATCATAAGTTATTTTTCACATTGGTTGTTTCAAGCTTTCACAATGAACAAATAAGAAGTCAAATAGGTGAAATCACAAAGTCTGAAAACAATGCGTTGATTAACAATTTACAAAAACTATGGCCCAAATCACCAATAGATGGCGTTTCAGTTGAGACATGGGGAATTCTTATCAATGCTATTGTAGATGGTTTAGCAATACAGGCGTTAGTACAAAAAGATTTTCAAGTAGATAAAACATACGAAGAGCTTGAACGACTATTGAAAGGCCTTACTCATTTACTGAACGAGGTGAAGGAATGA
- a CDS encoding DUF5367 family protein gives MKAYAMPILSGVLVWFFATMFYVLFGESVLFSPGTENFSTSLLLLIAGTGILLYGVTYLYLLVDKSNNAALKFGIIGTIIGLAFDTYSLSNHKLVFPKLDESQVIAFTAWMSFAYALYLLIPAVINYYQMKNNGD, from the coding sequence ATGAAAGCATATGCTATGCCGATTCTATCGGGTGTCTTAGTTTGGTTCTTTGCCACAATGTTTTATGTGCTTTTTGGAGAAAGTGTACTGTTTAGCCCTGGAACTGAAAATTTTTCAACAAGCCTACTGTTATTAATAGCGGGAACAGGGATCTTGTTGTATGGTGTTACCTATCTTTATCTTCTAGTAGATAAATCAAACAACGCAGCCTTAAAGTTTGGGATAATAGGGACAATCATTGGTTTAGCATTTGACACATATTCATTATCGAATCACAAACTTGTGTTCCCTAAATTAGATGAATCGCAGGTCATTGCATTTACTGCGTGGATGTCGTTTGCTTATGCCTTGTATTTGTTAATACCGGCAGTGATAAATTACTATCAAATGAAAAATAACGGAGACTAA
- a CDS encoding lysozyme inhibitor LprI family protein, translating to MKSNRKFLMGMMMAVMMILAACGNSSNEGNNQSNNELSDSSSTQNVEDKKQNHQEANSSEESLESDNNEITESQKDEYLKKLNEMEEEDRNGEVKTTTAEMVEQETERYKKWDEALNEIYGILEQQLDADQMEQLREEQRNWIKERDEIAKESSLQYEGGSMESLEYVATQATLTRERCYELVAKYMK from the coding sequence GTGAAAAGTAATCGGAAGTTTTTAATGGGGATGATGATGGCAGTAATGATGATTTTAGCTGCTTGTGGCAACTCTTCTAACGAGGGGAATAACCAATCGAACAATGAGTTATCTGATTCTAGCTCGACCCAGAATGTAGAGGATAAAAAGCAAAATCATCAAGAAGCAAACTCAAGTGAAGAATCATTGGAATCTGATAATAATGAAATTACTGAAAGCCAAAAGGATGAGTATCTCAAAAAGCTGAATGAAATGGAAGAAGAAGACCGGAACGGTGAAGTGAAAACAACAACCGCTGAAATGGTCGAACAAGAGACGGAAAGATATAAAAAATGGGATGAAGCTTTAAACGAAATTTACGGTATCTTGGAACAGCAGCTTGATGCAGATCAAATGGAACAACTAAGAGAAGAACAACGGAACTGGATTAAAGAACGAGATGAGATTGCGAAAGAATCATCACTTCAATACGAAGGTGGTTCTATGGAGTCGTTAGAATATGTCGCGACACAAGCAACACTGACAAGAGAAAGATGTTATGAATTAGTGGCGAAATATATGAAATAA
- a CDS encoding phage tail protein: MLDDQVIGEIRMFSGTYAPAGWAFCQGQMLPISEYQALFALIGTTYGGDGVTSFALPDLRGRVPISLGTNPSGSSYTIGQKGGTERETLNVSQIPSHTHTVSASTNDATTIYPQNAIWAKSTSENYKENPQPPFSDMNPSAITSSGGNQAHNNMMPFQSINFIIALEGIFPSFE, encoded by the coding sequence ATGCTTGATGATCAGGTGATTGGTGAAATTAGAATGTTTTCAGGTACTTATGCACCAGCAGGTTGGGCATTTTGTCAGGGGCAAATGCTTCCTATTTCAGAATACCAAGCGTTGTTTGCTTTGATCGGCACAACGTATGGTGGAGATGGTGTGACAAGCTTTGCGTTACCTGATTTAAGGGGACGAGTTCCTATTAGTTTGGGAACGAATCCTAGTGGAAGTAGTTATACAATTGGTCAGAAAGGTGGAACAGAAAGAGAAACTTTAAATGTAAGTCAGATTCCAAGTCATACGCACACAGTATCAGCCTCAACGAATGACGCAACTACAATTTATCCTCAGAATGCCATATGGGCAAAATCAACTTCAGAAAATTATAAAGAGAATCCACAACCACCATTTAGCGACATGAATCCTTCAGCTATTACCAGTAGTGGTGGAAACCAAGCCCACAACAACATGATGCCTTTTCAATCTATTAATTTCATTATTGCTTTAGAAGGAATATTTCCAAGTTTCGAATAA
- a CDS encoding phage tail protein, translating into MEPYIGEIRAFSFNRIPKGWAPCHGQTLLIMQNQALYSLIGTTYGGDGVTTFALPDLRGRVPVHPNTNGILLGTMAGEEQHTLTTAELPAHTHSIKVSSNPGNLSTPANNTWAVGTNGNKSYTTETTNLQPMNTNALDATGGSQPHNNMQPFTVVNYCIAVQGIYPTRN; encoded by the coding sequence ATGGAGCCATATATAGGGGAAATTAGAGCGTTTTCATTTAATCGAATACCAAAAGGATGGGCACCTTGTCATGGACAGACTCTATTAATCATGCAAAATCAAGCCTTATATTCATTAATCGGGACAACATATGGCGGTGATGGTGTCACAACATTTGCGTTGCCAGACTTAAGAGGGCGTGTACCTGTTCATCCAAATACAAATGGTATTTTACTAGGTACGATGGCTGGTGAAGAACAACATACGCTAACGACTGCTGAACTTCCTGCCCATACGCATTCAATAAAAGTGAGTAGTAATCCAGGGAATTTATCTACTCCGGCCAATAATACTTGGGCAGTTGGGACAAATGGAAATAAATCTTACACAACTGAAACAACAAACTTACAACCGATGAATACAAATGCACTAGACGCAACAGGGGGTTCACAACCACATAATAATATGCAACCTTTTACCGTAGTAAATTACTGTATTGCAGTTCAAGGAATATATCCAACGAGGAATTAA
- a CDS encoding phage tail protein — MEPYIGEIRIFAGNFAPRDWAFCHGQLLPIAQNTALYSVIGVTYGGDGKTTFALPDLRGRAPMQQGEGPGLTPRRLGEVGGEANTTLRENELPSHHHVPNSKSGRGTVVDSQVPTGAVWGSGPSIYSNVAIENTMLPTAVGVTGNSLPHNNMQPYLGLNFIIALNGVYPPRP; from the coding sequence ATGGAACCTTATATTGGAGAGATACGAATATTCGCAGGAAATTTTGCCCCGAGAGATTGGGCGTTTTGCCACGGTCAGCTACTACCAATTGCACAAAATACAGCTTTGTACTCAGTCATAGGCGTTACCTATGGGGGCGATGGAAAAACAACGTTTGCATTGCCTGATTTGCGCGGGAGGGCACCAATGCAGCAAGGCGAAGGACCTGGACTTACACCTAGACGCCTAGGAGAAGTTGGAGGAGAAGCTAACACAACCCTAAGGGAGAATGAACTGCCTTCGCATCATCACGTACCTAATAGTAAATCTGGACGCGGTACAGTAGTTGATTCCCAGGTTCCTACCGGTGCGGTTTGGGGAAGTGGGCCTTCGATTTATAGTAACGTAGCCATAGAGAACACTATGTTACCAACAGCAGTTGGTGTCACTGGAAATAGTTTGCCGCATAATAATATGCAACCTTATTTAGGGTTGAATTTTATTATTGCGCTAAATGGCGTCTATCCACCGAGACCGTAA